A section of the Pseudomonas prosekii genome encodes:
- a CDS encoding dermonecrotic toxin domain-containing protein, whose protein sequence is MPTTTLPAATGHYANLIAQTISERFNSRPTLRSVTASLLKDDLLEKYPLLDFDPHLTRLAQPDPEGGWRLTLLLDVVLSYLASGTPPALNEQFGRACYLTNDGTRHLKQDSTSHREPDMQLIAGLIRELPAIVFVGFQQALSDYWNEPVDAGVSRWQWVGDLLNGTLKTSAIRHAALNAQHADIVSELCRHPDKQQRLEAPPPVGTLQACVIETTLHVGEVSINLQSPDILVICGESVLLCAVTGSIESFPSVAAFGQAWGERFEQTFMADSVAWKRYEPDGNIFDTQAALLLNQQLEDLAALKLPAGQRLAQLEKRFAAITDVAALFIDDQTPDAHTSLRFQHIQSAIPQWLQTANAVDRMAYRKHVLSLAGIKQKTGGRSFQTGIDDLHTFAKKALQQQMLEDQPLAPGYDADQLELTFHVPVGDLGSGYLQPVKMTLTQLAIRNLAGRPNGRMTIRHTGGQLIQDWTTQAYVLDLVTRVDVGKHYPELIRSQLLGDTPQAQERARLFGLELSVHLPMLALEQSIKSEQGFTRQGYRYVEALMHGTQAERSADGQQVVLRPLAFQRKAGAAPDAVSNMFIIEPHDLNADGPRILYRPMYSPALQQYSSRQQLLSAIAQSGPVQTSVLTWLTDRARPIYEHNGFNEPHIVHMHLGDEFSRPDKPQPAMLADDQAAEWLAALANGQLLNRLFSSNAQALIELADRQSVSNAESRWASILEGAWLLFNNLILPLLRGPAMLVGWMLQLTHSLIEDLPALDGDDLNAREQAWVDVLINLGLVLLHVAQNRGESALLSSDSRESAVALAPLRRSAQSPVIAGAAITELAPGLASEPPGSGRTLLDFNLSTARDSASARLFGQLKEVRVPWPTVLPQPIAIGPFAGLYRIDNKWYATLAGLLFRVRIVPGFGEVFLVHPEHADHPGIKLKSNGKGDWTLDRGLQLVGGGRKGRIAAEREKRRQRIAELELNYQAFVEQQERVQKRIDIAENIFHAKEANPASTEQERATARERFVVEMDKQTQNYVALIAEMREASTLTDVPVDQSNIAIQLSNIIRNLRKRVVMADLERAASARNYSEFIGGEQHIYQALKADGDGVMQRYFKFMQQTGEINETMIACYEAADARMEELLQIPLLGPRIRKELNHGRSEGEMTALNVKAFHLIVLRNLSVKTLGTELSTALEAVIQPLLLLARSHVELQNNQGYERSERIAVLDNLVERYKNAQSALGGIWVFNADELQMPSFNRMRVIIDQMRVDAENRLVEEIQQLALEQPPSSEDSSAQTPGTSKETSKTKPRPSASVGKKRVIKTSKGTFIGELRPRVTDQGGDIVDINAPMDDTVLASFHEHEPDVWIEIVQARTQPPRSASSYPQLKGDARKALAKVDEQVRKIEGYSQDGSSPKDIEEQFEREAQKLDRYAHSLDKHPDAPPANEKDAALIAELHGKALSLRTQATRMRTRLTLAQPPTSVGVRYLLQGNELHVRPIGKRVQLKTGRKDFMQEYGLFNRDDKALWYAHFHYAVLTDDKTHFTTAHLKTEGQRFETYESALAKATNPSQKIQIYHGAIDLALANQYFLPLQPY, encoded by the coding sequence ATGCCAACCACAACATTGCCCGCTGCGACGGGCCATTACGCAAACCTGATCGCGCAAACCATCAGCGAACGGTTCAACAGCCGCCCGACCTTGCGTTCAGTCACCGCCAGCCTGCTCAAGGACGATTTGCTGGAAAAATACCCGCTGCTGGATTTCGATCCGCACCTCACCCGCCTCGCCCAACCGGACCCTGAAGGTGGCTGGCGCCTGACGTTACTGCTTGATGTGGTGCTCTCATATCTGGCCAGCGGCACACCGCCGGCGCTCAACGAGCAATTCGGCCGTGCCTGCTACCTGACCAACGACGGAACCAGACACCTTAAGCAAGACAGCACCAGCCACCGCGAGCCCGACATGCAACTGATCGCCGGGCTCATCCGCGAGTTGCCGGCGATTGTTTTCGTCGGTTTTCAACAAGCACTGAGTGATTACTGGAACGAACCGGTGGATGCCGGCGTCAGTCGCTGGCAATGGGTGGGGGATTTACTGAACGGCACGCTGAAAACATCAGCGATCCGCCACGCCGCGCTTAACGCCCAGCACGCCGACATTGTGAGTGAACTGTGCCGTCATCCCGACAAACAGCAACGCCTCGAAGCACCTCCACCGGTGGGCACCCTTCAGGCTTGTGTCATCGAAACAACCCTGCACGTGGGCGAGGTTTCAATCAACCTGCAAAGCCCCGACATACTGGTTATTTGCGGTGAAAGCGTATTGCTGTGCGCAGTGACCGGCAGCATCGAATCATTCCCTTCGGTGGCAGCGTTCGGTCAAGCGTGGGGCGAGCGGTTTGAGCAGACTTTCATGGCCGACAGTGTCGCGTGGAAACGCTATGAGCCCGACGGCAATATCTTCGACACCCAGGCCGCCCTGCTGCTGAACCAGCAACTGGAGGACCTCGCCGCGCTGAAGCTTCCGGCCGGCCAGCGCCTTGCACAACTGGAAAAACGCTTCGCGGCAATCACCGACGTCGCAGCGTTGTTCATCGATGATCAAACCCCCGACGCGCACACCTCACTGCGCTTTCAACACATTCAGTCCGCCATTCCGCAGTGGCTGCAAACCGCCAACGCCGTAGATCGCATGGCTTACCGCAAGCATGTGCTAAGCCTCGCCGGGATCAAGCAAAAGACCGGCGGGCGCAGCTTTCAGACCGGCATCGACGACCTCCACACGTTCGCCAAAAAAGCGCTGCAGCAACAGATGCTCGAGGATCAGCCGCTGGCGCCGGGTTATGACGCCGACCAACTGGAGCTGACGTTTCATGTGCCGGTCGGTGATTTGGGCAGCGGTTATCTGCAACCGGTGAAAATGACCCTGACACAACTGGCGATCCGCAATCTTGCCGGGCGCCCCAACGGCCGGATGACGATTCGGCATACCGGCGGGCAGCTGATTCAGGACTGGACCACGCAAGCCTATGTGCTGGATCTGGTTACTCGCGTCGATGTCGGCAAACACTACCCCGAACTGATTCGTAGCCAATTGTTGGGCGATACCCCGCAGGCGCAGGAACGTGCGCGGCTGTTCGGACTGGAGCTCTCGGTGCATCTGCCGATGCTGGCGCTGGAACAATCGATCAAATCCGAGCAGGGCTTCACCCGTCAGGGTTATCGCTACGTCGAAGCGCTGATGCACGGCACGCAAGCGGAACGGTCGGCCGATGGCCAGCAAGTCGTCCTGCGACCGCTGGCCTTCCAACGCAAAGCAGGCGCTGCGCCTGATGCGGTGAGCAACATGTTCATCATCGAGCCGCACGATCTGAATGCCGACGGCCCGCGCATTCTCTACCGGCCGATGTACTCGCCGGCGCTGCAGCAATATTCCAGCCGCCAGCAACTGCTGAGCGCCATCGCCCAAAGCGGTCCCGTGCAAACCAGCGTGCTCACCTGGCTGACCGACCGCGCGCGGCCGATCTACGAGCATAACGGCTTCAACGAGCCGCACATTGTGCACATGCACCTTGGCGATGAATTCAGCCGCCCGGACAAACCGCAACCGGCAATGCTTGCCGATGACCAAGCCGCAGAATGGCTTGCTGCGCTGGCAAACGGTCAGTTGCTGAATCGGCTGTTCAGCAGCAACGCCCAAGCGTTGATCGAGCTGGCCGATCGCCAATCGGTGTCCAACGCCGAGAGTCGCTGGGCGAGCATTCTCGAAGGCGCATGGCTGCTGTTCAACAACCTGATCCTGCCGTTGTTACGCGGGCCGGCCATGCTGGTGGGCTGGATGCTGCAACTCACCCACAGCCTGATCGAAGACCTTCCGGCGCTTGACGGCGATGATCTGAATGCGCGTGAACAGGCCTGGGTTGATGTGCTGATCAACCTTGGCTTGGTGCTGCTGCACGTCGCGCAAAACCGTGGCGAAAGCGCATTGCTCTCCAGCGATTCACGCGAATCTGCGGTCGCCCTCGCGCCGCTTCGGCGCTCGGCGCAATCACCGGTGATTGCCGGCGCTGCCATCACCGAATTGGCGCCGGGCCTGGCTTCCGAACCACCCGGCAGCGGGCGTACTTTGCTGGATTTCAACCTGTCGACCGCACGCGATTCAGCGTCGGCGCGCCTGTTCGGACAACTCAAAGAGGTGCGCGTGCCTTGGCCGACTGTGTTGCCGCAACCAATCGCCATCGGCCCCTTTGCCGGCCTGTACCGAATCGACAACAAATGGTACGCCACCCTCGCCGGCCTGTTGTTTCGCGTGCGTATCGTGCCGGGTTTCGGCGAGGTATTTCTGGTCCATCCGGAACACGCCGATCACCCCGGGATCAAGCTCAAATCCAATGGCAAAGGCGACTGGACGCTGGACCGGGGCCTGCAACTGGTCGGTGGCGGACGCAAAGGAAGGATCGCCGCCGAGCGGGAAAAACGCCGCCAACGCATCGCCGAACTCGAGCTGAACTATCAAGCGTTTGTCGAGCAACAGGAACGCGTGCAAAAGCGCATCGATATCGCCGAAAACATCTTCCACGCCAAAGAAGCGAACCCTGCCAGCACGGAGCAGGAGCGCGCTACGGCCCGGGAACGATTTGTCGTCGAGATGGACAAGCAAACGCAGAACTACGTCGCCCTGATTGCCGAAATGCGTGAGGCAAGCACGTTGACGGATGTGCCCGTAGATCAGTCGAATATCGCCATTCAGCTGAGCAACATCATCAGGAATCTTCGTAAAAGAGTGGTGATGGCTGACCTCGAACGAGCCGCTTCCGCGCGCAACTACAGTGAATTTATCGGGGGTGAACAGCACATCTACCAAGCCTTGAAAGCAGATGGCGATGGGGTGATGCAGCGGTATTTCAAGTTCATGCAACAAACCGGCGAAATCAACGAAACCATGATTGCGTGCTACGAAGCGGCAGATGCGCGCATGGAGGAGCTGTTACAGATTCCACTCTTGGGGCCAAGGATCCGCAAGGAGCTGAACCACGGCAGATCAGAAGGCGAAATGACCGCGCTGAACGTCAAGGCCTTCCATTTGATCGTGCTGCGTAACCTCAGCGTGAAAACGTTAGGAACAGAACTTTCCACTGCGCTGGAAGCGGTGATTCAACCGTTGCTGTTGCTGGCGCGATCGCATGTCGAATTGCAGAACAATCAGGGCTATGAACGCAGCGAACGCATAGCCGTTCTGGACAACCTGGTCGAGCGTTATAAAAACGCCCAAAGCGCTTTGGGCGGAATCTGGGTGTTTAATGCCGATGAGCTGCAGATGCCGTCGTTCAACCGCATGCGGGTGATCATTGATCAAATGCGCGTTGATGCCGAGAACCGTCTGGTCGAAGAAATTCAGCAGCTTGCCTTGGAACAGCCGCCTTCGTCCGAGGACAGCTCAGCACAAACGCCTGGCACCTCTAAGGAAACCAGCAAAACAAAACCAAGGCCCAGCGCATCGGTCGGCAAAAAGCGTGTGATCAAAACATCCAAAGGCACGTTTATCGGCGAACTGCGGCCACGTGTTACCGATCAGGGCGGCGATATCGTCGACATCAATGCGCCCATGGATGACACGGTACTGGCCTCTTTCCATGAACACGAACCGGATGTCTGGATCGAAATCGTCCAGGCGCGCACGCAGCCACCGCGCTCAGCAAGCAGCTATCCGCAACTCAAGGGCGACGCGCGAAAGGCCTTGGCCAAGGTCGATGAACAGGTGCGCAAGATCGAGGGCTATTCTCAGGACGGCAGTTCGCCCAAGGACATTGAGGAGCAATTTGAACGCGAGGCGCAGAAACTCGACCGCTATGCCCATAGCCTGGATAAACATCCAGACGCGCCACCGGCCAACGAAAAGGATGCGGCGCTGATCGCCGAGCTGCACGGCAAAGCGCTCAGCCTGCGCACCCAGGCCACCCGAATGCGCACTCGCCTGACGCTGGCGCAGCCGCCAACCAGCGTCGGCGTGCGCTATTTATTGCAAGGCAACGAGCTGCACGTCAGACCTATCGGAAAACGAGTTCAGTTGAAAACCGGGCGCAAGGATTTCATGCAGGAATATGGGCTGTTCAACCGCGACGACAAGGCACTGTGGTATGCGCACTTTCACTATGCTGTTTTGACGGATGACAAAACCCACTTCACTACCGCGCATCTGAAAACCGAGGGCCAACGTTTCGAAACGTATGAATCGGCATTGGCCAAAGCAACAAATCCGAGTCAGAAAATCCAGATCTACCACGGTGCCATCGACCTGGCGCTGGCCAATCAGTATTTCCTGCCGTTGCAACCTTACTGA
- a CDS encoding IlvD/Edd family dehydratase has product MADKKPTLRSAQWFGTADKNGFMYRSWMKNQGIADHQFHGKPIIGICNTWSELTPCNAHFRQIAEHVKRGVIEAGGWPVEFPVFSNGESNLRPTAMFTRNLTSMDVEEAIRGNPIDGVVLLTGCDKTTPALLMGAASCDVPAIVVTGGPMLNGKHKGQDIGSGTVVWQLSEQVKAGTITLDDFLAAEGGMSRSAGTCNTMGTASTMACMAEALGTSLPHNAAIPAVDARRYVLAHMSGMRAVEMVREDLRLSKILTKEAFENAIRVNAAIGGSTNAVIHLKAIAGRIGVELDLDDWTRIGRGMPTIVDLQPSGRFLMEEFYYAGGLPAVLRRLGEANLIPNPDALTVNGKTLGENTKDAPIYGQDEVIRTLDNPIRADGGICVLRGNLAPLGAVLKPSAATAELMQHRGRAVVFENFDMYKARINDPELDVDANSILVMKNCGPKGYPGMAEVGNMGLPAKLLAQGVTDMVRISDARMSGTAYGTVVLHVAPEAAAGGPLAVVQEGDFIELDCATGRLHLDIPDAELAARMADLQPPQQMIVGGYRQLYVDHVLQADQGCDFDFLVGCRGSEVPRHSH; this is encoded by the coding sequence ATGGCTGATAAGAAACCCACCCTGCGCTCCGCCCAATGGTTTGGCACCGCCGACAAGAACGGCTTCATGTACCGCAGCTGGATGAAGAATCAGGGCATCGCCGACCATCAGTTCCACGGCAAGCCGATCATCGGCATATGCAACACTTGGTCGGAATTGACCCCGTGCAACGCGCACTTTCGGCAGATCGCCGAGCACGTCAAACGCGGGGTGATCGAGGCCGGTGGCTGGCCGGTCGAGTTTCCAGTGTTCTCCAACGGTGAATCGAACCTGCGCCCCACCGCCATGTTCACCCGCAACCTGACGAGCATGGACGTCGAAGAAGCCATTCGCGGCAACCCGATCGACGGCGTGGTGCTGCTGACCGGTTGCGACAAAACCACTCCGGCATTGCTGATGGGCGCCGCCAGTTGCGACGTCCCGGCGATCGTTGTCACTGGCGGGCCGATGCTCAACGGCAAGCACAAGGGCCAGGACATCGGCTCGGGCACGGTGGTCTGGCAGCTCAGTGAGCAAGTAAAAGCAGGCACGATCACCCTCGACGATTTCCTCGCGGCCGAGGGCGGCATGTCGCGTTCGGCCGGCACCTGCAACACCATGGGCACCGCGTCGACCATGGCCTGCATGGCCGAAGCACTCGGCACTTCCCTGCCGCACAACGCGGCGATTCCGGCAGTGGATGCGCGCCGTTATGTGTTGGCGCACATGTCCGGCATGCGCGCGGTGGAGATGGTTCGCGAAGACTTGCGGCTGTCGAAAATCCTCACTAAAGAAGCTTTTGAAAATGCGATTCGGGTCAACGCAGCGATTGGCGGTTCGACCAACGCGGTGATTCACTTGAAAGCCATCGCCGGGCGCATTGGCGTCGAGCTGGACCTGGACGACTGGACGCGCATCGGTCGCGGCATGCCGACCATCGTCGACCTGCAACCGTCCGGGCGTTTCCTGATGGAAGAGTTCTACTATGCGGGCGGTTTGCCGGCGGTGCTGCGTCGTCTCGGCGAGGCCAACCTGATTCCGAATCCAGACGCGTTGACCGTCAACGGCAAGACCCTCGGCGAGAACACCAAGGACGCGCCGATTTACGGTCAGGACGAAGTGATTCGCACCCTCGACAATCCGATCCGCGCTGACGGCGGCATCTGCGTGTTGCGCGGCAATCTGGCGCCACTCGGCGCTGTGCTGAAACCGTCCGCCGCCACCGCCGAACTGATGCAGCATCGCGGACGTGCGGTGGTGTTCGAGAACTTCGACATGTACAAGGCGCGGATCAACGACCCGGAACTGGACGTTGATGCCAACTCGATTCTGGTCATGAAAAACTGCGGGCCGAAGGGTTATCCGGGCATGGCTGAAGTCGGCAACATGGGGCTGCCGGCCAAGTTGCTCGCGCAGGGTGTGACCGACATGGTGCGGATTTCCGATGCGCGCATGAGCGGCACGGCGTATGGCACGGTGGTTTTGCACGTTGCCCCGGAAGCCGCGGCCGGCGGGCCTTTGGCGGTGGTGCAGGAAGGCGATTTCATTGAGCTCGATTGCGCCACCGGGCGTTTGCACCTGGACATTCCGGACGCCGAACTGGCGGCGCGGATGGCCGATCTGCAACCGCCGCAGCAGATGATCGTCGGTGGCTATCGTCAGTTGTACGTCGACCACGTGCTGCAAGCGGATCAGGGCTGCGACTTCGACTTCCTGGTCGGTTGCCGCGGCTCCGAAGTGCCGCGCCACTCGCACTGA
- a CDS encoding MFS transporter, producing the protein MSQELRLIRRITLKLIPFLILLYLIAYVDRSAVGFAKLHMGADIGIGDAAYGLGAGLFFIGYFLLEIPSNLMLERFGARRWFARIMVTWGAITIGMAFVQGPHSFYVMRFLLGAAEAGFFPGVLYYITQWFPVRHRGKILGLFILSQPIAMMITGPVSGGLLGMDGTLGLHGWQWLFIVIGTPAILLTWPVLRWLPDGPQQVKWMDQAEKDWLTGELKKDLAEYGQTRHGNPLHALKDKRVLLLALFYLPVTLSIYGLGLWLPTLIKQFGGSDLTTGFVSSVPYIFGIIGLLIIPRSSDRLNDRYGHLAVLYVLGAIGLFLSAWLTLPVAQLAALCLVAFALFSCTAVFWTLPGRFFAGASAAAGIALINSVGNLGGYIGPFVIGALKEYTGNLASGLYFLSAVMVFGLVLTGVVYRLLERKHVLPADQFAASARGATRT; encoded by the coding sequence ATGAGCCAGGAATTGCGGCTTATTCGTCGCATCACGCTGAAACTGATTCCCTTCCTGATCTTGCTGTACCTGATCGCCTATGTGGATCGCTCCGCCGTCGGCTTCGCCAAGCTGCACATGGGCGCCGACATCGGCATCGGCGATGCGGCTTATGGCCTCGGCGCCGGGCTGTTTTTCATTGGCTACTTCCTGTTGGAAATTCCCAGCAACCTGATGCTCGAACGCTTCGGCGCGCGGCGCTGGTTCGCGCGAATCATGGTCACCTGGGGCGCTATCACCATCGGCATGGCGTTCGTCCAGGGGCCGCACAGTTTCTACGTCATGCGCTTTTTGCTCGGCGCTGCTGAGGCCGGGTTCTTCCCGGGCGTTCTCTACTACATCACCCAATGGTTCCCAGTGCGTCATCGCGGCAAAATCCTCGGTTTGTTCATCCTTTCGCAGCCGATCGCGATGATGATCACCGGGCCGGTGTCCGGCGGTTTGCTCGGCATGGACGGCACCCTTGGGCTGCACGGCTGGCAATGGCTGTTTATCGTCATCGGCACGCCAGCGATCCTGCTGACCTGGCCAGTACTGCGCTGGTTGCCGGACGGTCCGCAACAGGTGAAATGGATGGACCAGGCCGAGAAGGACTGGCTGACCGGCGAGCTGAAAAAAGACCTCGCCGAATACGGCCAGACCCGTCACGGCAACCCGTTGCATGCGCTGAAAGACAAGCGCGTTCTGCTGCTGGCGCTGTTTTATCTGCCGGTCACTTTGAGCATTTATGGTTTGGGCCTGTGGCTGCCGACCTTGATCAAACAGTTCGGCGGCAGCGACCTGACCACGGGTTTCGTGTCTTCGGTGCCGTACATTTTCGGGATCATCGGTTTGCTGATCATTCCGCGCAGTTCCGACCGTTTGAATGATCGCTACGGCCACTTGGCGGTGCTTTATGTGCTGGGTGCGATTGGTTTGTTCCTGAGTGCCTGGCTGACCTTGCCGGTCGCACAATTGGCGGCGCTGTGTCTGGTGGCGTTTGCGCTGTTTTCCTGCACCGCAGTGTTCTGGACCTTGCCGGGCCGGTTCTTCGCCGGGGCCAGTGCGGCGGCGGGGATTGCCTTGATCAACTCGGTCGGCAACCTCGGCGGCTACATCGGGCCATTCGTGATTGGTGCGCTGAAGGAATACACCGGCAATTTGGCCTCGGGTTTGTATTTCCTGTCTGCGGTGATGGTGTTCGGGTTGGTACTGACGGGCGTGGTTTACCGTTTGCTCGAGCGCAAGCACGTGCTGCCCGCCGATCAGTTTGCCGCCAGCGCCCGGGGTGCGACGCGTACTTGA
- a CDS encoding FadR/GntR family transcriptional regulator produces the protein MDYRKPSDRKSMHSRIVQELGMQIVSGRFKPDDKLPAEALLCEEYAVSRPVLREATRVLVAKGLVYSRPRVGTVVKARKEWHMLDPDVLHWLMQSSPQNEFFGLLTSVRSIIEPAAAALAAQYATDADIASIGEAYQRMEAAPTPEALLQPDLDFHSRIADATHNDLLANLCNMLGVAIAEALKHSNQRPNLHELALPRHKAILTAIENRDALGARHATLVQLDDARSALDVVLGGDPPNHH, from the coding sequence ATGGATTACCGCAAACCCTCTGATCGCAAAAGCATGCACTCGCGCATCGTCCAGGAATTGGGCATGCAGATCGTCTCCGGACGCTTCAAGCCCGACGACAAACTGCCCGCCGAAGCCTTGTTGTGCGAAGAGTACGCGGTCAGCCGGCCGGTATTGCGCGAAGCCACGCGGGTGTTGGTCGCCAAAGGTCTGGTGTATTCCCGTCCGCGCGTCGGCACGGTGGTCAAGGCGCGCAAGGAATGGCACATGCTCGACCCGGACGTGTTGCATTGGTTGATGCAAAGCAGTCCGCAGAATGAATTTTTCGGCTTGTTGACCAGCGTGCGCAGCATCATCGAACCGGCCGCCGCCGCGCTCGCCGCGCAATACGCCACCGACGCCGACATCGCCTCGATCGGCGAAGCCTACCAACGCATGGAGGCCGCGCCGACCCCGGAAGCCTTGCTGCAACCGGACCTGGACTTCCACAGCCGCATCGCCGATGCGACCCACAACGACTTGCTGGCCAACCTGTGCAACATGCTCGGTGTCGCCATCGCCGAGGCGTTGAAGCATTCCAACCAGCGGCCGAACCTGCATGAGCTGGCGCTGCCACGGCACAAGGCGATCCTGACCGCCATCGAAAACCGCGATGCCCTCGGCGCACGACACGCGACACTGGTGCAACTCGACGACGCCCGCAGTGCGCTGGACGTGGTGCTGGGCGGCGATCCACCGAACCACCACTAG
- the araD1 gene encoding AraD1 family protein: MRLVQFELSNGERRVGVVEGALIREVQDARTVRDLALAAIEAGVNLQQQVQTHGLGSSHDYPELLANLRILPPLDHPDPAHMLVSGTGLTHLGSASARDKMHQQVGDEAAMTDTMRIFKWGVEGGKPAAGEAGVQPEWFYKGDGSIVVRPGQSFPLPPFAEDAGEEPELSGLYVIGHDGKPYRLGYAVGNEFSDHVMERKNYLYLAHSKLRSCSYGPELRVGELPQHLAGTSRILRDGEVLWQNEFLSGEANMCHSLANLEYHHFKYSQFLRPGDVHIHFFGTATLSFADGIRTQPGDVFEISQAEFGAPLINGIAPVAAAFEPGTVGTL; this comes from the coding sequence ATGCGTTTAGTTCAATTCGAGTTAAGTAACGGCGAGCGCCGGGTTGGCGTGGTTGAAGGCGCTTTGATCCGCGAAGTGCAAGATGCGCGCACCGTGCGTGACCTGGCGCTGGCCGCGATCGAGGCCGGAGTCAATCTTCAGCAACAAGTGCAAACCCACGGTTTGGGCAGCAGCCACGACTATCCAGAGCTGCTGGCCAACTTGCGCATTCTGCCGCCGCTGGATCACCCGGACCCGGCGCACATGCTGGTCAGCGGCACCGGTCTGACCCATTTGGGCAGCGCCTCGGCGCGCGACAAAATGCACCAGCAAGTCGGCGATGAAGCCGCAATGACCGACACCATGCGTATCTTCAAGTGGGGCGTCGAGGGCGGTAAACCGGCGGCGGGCGAGGCGGGCGTGCAACCGGAATGGTTCTACAAGGGCGACGGCAGCATCGTCGTGCGCCCGGGCCAATCGTTCCCGCTGCCACCGTTTGCCGAAGACGCCGGTGAAGAGCCCGAGCTCAGCGGTCTGTACGTCATCGGCCACGACGGCAAGCCGTATCGACTCGGTTATGCGGTGGGCAACGAGTTTTCCGATCACGTCATGGAACGCAAGAATTACCTCTATCTGGCCCACTCCAAATTGCGCAGTTGCAGTTATGGTCCGGAACTTCGCGTCGGTGAGCTACCCCAACACTTGGCAGGCACCAGTCGCATCCTGCGCGACGGTGAAGTGCTGTGGCAGAACGAGTTCCTCAGCGGCGAGGCCAATATGTGCCACAGCTTGGCGAACCTCGAGTATCACCACTTCAAGTACAGCCAGTTCCTGCGCCCGGGAGATGTGCACATTCACTTCTTCGGCACCGCGACCCTGTCTTTCGCCGATGGCATCCGCACCCAACCGGGTGATGTGTTTGAAATCAGCCAGGCCGAATTCGGCGCGCCTTTGATCAACGGCATTGCGCCGGTGGCAGCGGCATTCGAACCCGGCACCGTCGGCACCCTTTAA